The proteins below come from a single Mycobacterium parmense genomic window:
- a CDS encoding winged helix DNA-binding domain-containing protein yields the protein MRAFTVAERRNRLARRHFLADAEAVSVATITTALVGLHATDPATPYLSLWARSPGFVTTDLDAELYEKRSALRHLGMRRTLWVVNAGDLARVQSAASDRVAHTEHRRLVGDVERSGVAADGAQWVRRACAAGLRHLKEHGPATSTELRAALPELAGTYDPAPGKPWGGKVPLAPRVLTLLSARGEIVRGPNDGAWTTSRPRWAATPAWLGRVGEPALADDAQAELTRRWLRAFGPAGAADLKWWFGTTLTAARRALAHAGAVEVDLHGGPGFVLANDTEPEPDPPPWCALLPGLDPTTMGWFERDWYLGAHRGQVFDRTGNAGPTAWWNGRVVGGWCQDDGARVRLQLLEDPGRDGRAALRRRADELTSWLDGVRVNPRFPSPLSKAGPTAGLAI from the coding sequence TTGCGCGCATTCACCGTCGCCGAGCGGCGAAACCGGCTGGCGCGCAGACACTTCCTGGCCGACGCGGAAGCGGTTTCGGTCGCCACGATCACCACGGCGCTCGTCGGCCTGCATGCCACCGATCCGGCCACCCCCTACCTGTCACTGTGGGCCCGGTCCCCGGGATTCGTCACGACGGACCTCGATGCCGAGCTGTACGAGAAGCGTTCCGCCCTGCGGCATCTGGGGATGCGGCGGACGCTGTGGGTGGTCAACGCCGGCGACCTTGCCCGGGTTCAGTCGGCGGCCAGCGACCGCGTCGCCCACACCGAGCATCGCCGCCTGGTCGGCGACGTCGAGCGGTCCGGGGTGGCCGCCGACGGTGCGCAGTGGGTGCGGCGGGCCTGCGCGGCGGGGTTGCGTCACCTGAAAGAGCACGGCCCCGCCACCAGCACGGAACTGCGGGCCGCGCTGCCCGAACTCGCGGGAACCTACGACCCCGCGCCGGGGAAACCCTGGGGAGGCAAGGTGCCGCTGGCCCCGCGGGTGCTGACGCTGCTCTCGGCGCGCGGCGAGATCGTCCGCGGGCCCAACGACGGGGCGTGGACCACGTCGCGACCACGCTGGGCCGCCACCCCGGCGTGGCTGGGGCGCGTGGGTGAGCCGGCGCTCGCCGACGACGCGCAAGCCGAACTGACCCGCCGATGGTTGCGGGCCTTCGGCCCGGCCGGCGCGGCGGACCTCAAGTGGTGGTTCGGCACCACGCTGACGGCCGCGCGCAGGGCCCTGGCCCACGCCGGCGCGGTGGAGGTGGACCTGCACGGCGGTCCGGGCTTCGTGCTGGCCAACGACACTGAGCCAGAACCGGATCCGCCACCCTGGTGCGCGCTGCTGCCGGGACTGGATCCCACCACCATGGGCTGGTTCGAGCGCGACTGGTACCTGGGCGCGCACCGTGGGCAGGTCTTCGACCGCACCGGAAACGCCGGCCCGACGGCGTGGTGGAACGGTCGCGTGGTGGGCGGCTGGTGTCAGGACGACGGCGCACGGGTGCGGCTGCAGCTGCTGGAAGACCCGGGCCGCGACGGGCGGGCCGCCCTGCGGCGACGGGCCGACGAGCTGACGTCGTGGCTGGACGGCGTGCGCGTCAACCCGCGCTTCCCGTCGCCGCTGTCCAAGGCCGGCCCCACGGCGGGGTTGGCGATCTGA
- the uvrA gene encoding excinuclease ABC subunit UvrA, with protein sequence MADRLIVKGAREHNLRGVDLDLPRDALIVFTGLSGSGKSSLAFDTIFAEGQRRYVESLSAYARQFLGQMDKPDVDFIEGLSPAVSIDQKSTNRNPRSTVGTITEVYDYLRLLYARAGTPHCPVCGERIARQTPQQIVDQVLAMPEGTRFLVLAPVVRTRKGEFADLFEKLNAQGYSRVRVDGVVYPLTDPPKLKKQEKHDIEVVVDRLTVKASAKQRLTDSVETALGLADGIVVLEFPDHVGHEPDHHREQRFSEKLACPNGHPLAVDDLEPRSFSFNSPYGACPECSGLGIRKEVDPDLVIPDPERTLAEGAVAPWSAGHTAEYFTRMMAGLGDELGFDVDTPWRELPAKARKAILEGSDHQVHVRYRNRYGRTRSYYADFEGVLAFLQRKMAQTESEQMKERYEGFMRDVPCPVCEGTRLKPEILAVTLAAGKHGKKSIAEVCELSISDCADFLNALTLGTREQAIAGQVLKEIQSRLGFLLDVGLEYLSLSRAAATLSGGEAQRIRLATQIGSGLVGVLYVLDEPSIGLHQRDNRRLIETLTRLRDLGNTLIVVEHDEDTIAHADWIVDIGPRAGEHGGLIVHSGTYAELLANRESLTGAYLSGRESIEMPAVRRPVDRRRQLTVVGAREHNLRGIDVSFPLGVLTAVTGVSGSGKSTLVNDILAAVLANRLNGARQVPGRHTRVTGLDHLDKLVRVDQSPIGRTPRSNPATYTGVFDKIRTLFAATTEAKVRGYQPGRFSFNVKGGRCEACTGDGTIKIEMNFLPDVYVPCEVCHGARYNRETLEVHYKGKTISEVLDMSIEEAAEFFEPISGIHRYLRTLVDVGLGYVRLGQPAPTLSGGEAQRVKLAAELQKRSTGRTVYILDEPTTGLHFDDIRKLLKVINGLVDKGNTVIVIEHNLDVIKTSDWIVDMGPEGGAEGGTVVAQGTPEDVAAVPESYTGKFLAEVIGRSGAASSAPRRPGRKRKATA encoded by the coding sequence GTGGCTGACCGCCTGATCGTCAAGGGCGCCCGCGAACACAACCTGCGCGGCGTCGATCTCGACCTGCCCCGCGACGCGCTGATCGTCTTCACCGGGCTCTCCGGGTCGGGAAAGTCCTCGCTGGCCTTCGACACGATCTTCGCCGAGGGGCAGCGCCGGTACGTGGAGTCGTTGTCGGCCTACGCCCGCCAGTTCCTGGGCCAGATGGACAAGCCCGACGTCGACTTCATCGAGGGGCTGTCGCCCGCGGTGTCGATCGACCAGAAGTCGACCAACCGCAACCCCCGGTCGACGGTCGGGACGATCACCGAGGTGTACGACTACCTGCGGCTGTTGTACGCGCGCGCGGGCACCCCGCACTGCCCGGTCTGCGGCGAGCGGATCGCCCGCCAGACGCCCCAGCAAATCGTCGACCAGGTGCTGGCGATGCCGGAGGGCACCCGGTTCCTGGTGCTGGCGCCGGTGGTCCGCACGCGCAAGGGCGAATTCGCCGACCTCTTCGAGAAGCTCAACGCCCAGGGCTACAGCCGGGTTCGGGTCGACGGCGTGGTGTACCCGCTGACCGACCCGCCGAAGCTGAAGAAGCAGGAGAAGCACGACATCGAGGTGGTGGTCGACCGCCTCACGGTCAAGGCGAGCGCCAAGCAGCGGCTCACCGACTCGGTGGAGACCGCGCTGGGCCTGGCCGACGGCATCGTGGTGCTGGAGTTTCCCGATCACGTGGGCCACGAGCCGGATCATCACCGCGAGCAGCGGTTCTCCGAGAAGCTGGCCTGCCCCAACGGGCACCCCCTGGCCGTCGACGACCTGGAGCCGCGGTCCTTCTCCTTCAACTCCCCGTACGGCGCCTGCCCCGAGTGCAGCGGCCTGGGCATCCGCAAGGAGGTCGACCCCGACCTGGTGATCCCGGACCCGGAGCGCACCCTCGCCGAGGGCGCGGTCGCGCCGTGGTCGGCCGGACACACCGCGGAGTACTTCACCCGGATGATGGCCGGGCTCGGCGACGAGCTGGGCTTCGACGTCGACACCCCGTGGCGCGAGCTGCCGGCCAAGGCGCGCAAGGCGATCCTCGAGGGGTCCGACCACCAGGTGCACGTGCGCTACCGCAACAGGTACGGCCGCACCCGGTCCTACTACGCCGACTTCGAGGGCGTGCTGGCGTTCCTGCAGCGCAAGATGGCGCAGACGGAGTCCGAGCAGATGAAGGAACGCTACGAGGGCTTCATGCGCGACGTGCCCTGCCCGGTGTGCGAGGGGACCCGCCTCAAGCCGGAGATTCTCGCGGTAACCCTGGCGGCGGGCAAGCACGGCAAGAAATCCATCGCCGAAGTCTGCGAGCTGTCCATCTCCGACTGCGCAGACTTCCTGAACGCGCTCACCCTGGGCACCCGCGAACAGGCGATCGCCGGGCAGGTGCTCAAGGAGATCCAGTCGCGGCTCGGCTTCCTGCTCGATGTCGGGCTCGAGTACCTGTCGCTGTCGCGGGCCGCGGCCACGCTGTCCGGCGGCGAGGCCCAGCGCATCCGGCTGGCCACTCAAATCGGCTCCGGGCTGGTCGGCGTGCTGTACGTGCTCGACGAGCCGTCGATCGGTCTGCATCAGCGCGACAACCGTCGGCTCATCGAAACCCTCACCCGCCTCAGGGATTTGGGGAACACGCTGATCGTCGTCGAGCACGACGAGGACACCATCGCCCATGCCGACTGGATCGTCGACATCGGACCGCGGGCCGGCGAGCACGGCGGCCTCATCGTGCACAGCGGCACTTACGCCGAGCTGCTGGCGAACCGGGAGTCCCTGACGGGCGCCTACCTGTCGGGCCGCGAGAGTATCGAGATGCCCGCGGTCCGGCGGCCGGTGGACCGGCGGCGTCAGCTGACCGTCGTGGGCGCCCGCGAGCACAACCTGCGCGGCATCGACGTGTCGTTCCCGCTCGGCGTGCTGACCGCAGTCACGGGCGTGTCGGGTTCGGGCAAGTCGACCCTGGTCAACGACATCCTGGCCGCGGTGCTGGCCAACCGGCTCAACGGCGCCCGGCAGGTCCCGGGACGGCACACCCGGGTCACCGGCCTGGACCACCTGGACAAGCTGGTGCGTGTCGACCAATCGCCCATCGGCCGGACGCCGCGCTCCAACCCGGCCACCTACACCGGGGTGTTCGACAAGATCCGCACCCTGTTCGCGGCCACCACCGAAGCCAAGGTGCGTGGCTACCAACCCGGCCGGTTCTCCTTCAACGTCAAGGGCGGCCGCTGCGAGGCCTGCACCGGCGACGGCACCATCAAGATCGAGATGAACTTCCTGCCCGACGTGTACGTGCCGTGCGAGGTCTGCCATGGCGCGCGCTACAACCGGGAAACCCTCGAGGTGCATTACAAGGGCAAGACCATCTCCGAGGTGCTCGACATGTCGATCGAGGAGGCCGCCGAGTTCTTCGAGCCGATCAGCGGCATCCATCGCTACCTGCGCACGCTGGTCGACGTCGGCCTCGGCTACGTACGGCTCGGCCAGCCCGCGCCCACGTTGTCCGGTGGCGAGGCCCAGCGGGTGAAGCTGGCCGCCGAGCTGCAGAAGCGCTCGACGGGCCGCACCGTCTACATCCTCGACGAGCCCACCACGGGCCTGCACTTCGACGACATCCGCAAGTTGCTGAAAGTCATCAACGGGCTTGTGGACAAAGGCAATACGGTCATCGTCATCGAGCACAACCTGGACGTGATCAAGACGTCGGACTGGATCGTCGACATGGGCCCCGAGGGTGGCGCCGAGGGCGGAACCGTCGTCGCGCAGGGCACTCCCGAGGACGTCGCCGCGGTGCCCGAGAGTTACACCGGGAAGTTCCTGGCCGAGGTCATCGGGCGCTCCGGCGCGGCATCGAGCGCGCCGCGGCGGCCCGGCCGAAAGCGCAAGGCCACCGCCTGA
- a CDS encoding MBL fold metallo-hydrolase produces MSVLDDNYTGHVEPGTAARRCLPGATILKASVGPMDNNAYLVTCSETGETLLIDAANDADTLLGLIRDHAPKVSLIVTSHQHFDHWQALEAVAAATGAPTAANEIDAGPLPIKPDRLLSGGDTVQVGKLSFDVIHLRGHTPGSIALALDGPATGGVTQLFTGDCLFPGGLGRTTKAAEFDSLYQDVKSRVFDRFGDDTVVYPGHGDDTTLGAERPHLEEWRERRW; encoded by the coding sequence ATGAGCGTCCTGGACGACAACTACACCGGACACGTCGAGCCCGGCACCGCCGCCCGCCGCTGCCTGCCCGGCGCCACGATCCTCAAGGCGTCGGTCGGCCCCATGGACAACAACGCCTACCTGGTGACGTGTTCCGAGACCGGGGAAACGCTGCTGATCGACGCCGCCAACGACGCCGACACGCTGCTCGGGCTGATCCGCGACCACGCCCCGAAGGTGTCGCTGATCGTCACCAGCCACCAGCACTTCGACCACTGGCAGGCGCTGGAAGCGGTGGCGGCCGCCACCGGCGCGCCGACGGCCGCCAACGAGATCGACGCCGGGCCGCTGCCGATCAAGCCCGACCGGTTGCTGTCGGGCGGCGACACCGTGCAGGTCGGCAAGCTCAGCTTCGACGTGATCCACCTGCGCGGGCACACGCCCGGATCGATCGCCCTGGCCCTGGACGGCCCCGCGACCGGCGGCGTCACCCAGTTGTTCACCGGAGACTGCCTTTTCCCGGGCGGTCTCGGGCGGACCACCAAGGCGGCCGAGTTCGATTCCCTCTACCAGGACGTCAAATCCCGGGTATTCGACCGCTTCGGCGACGACACCGTCGTCTACCCCGGCCACGGCGACGACACCACCCTGGGCGCCGAGCGCCCACACCTCGAGGAGTGGCGGGAACGGCGCTGGTGA
- a CDS encoding universal stress protein: protein MSAYRTVVVGTDGSDSSLRAVDRAAAIAGADAKLIVASAYLPQHEDARAADVLRDESYKVSGTAPIYSILRDARDRAHAAGAKNVEERPVVGAPVDALVHLAEEVQADLLVVGNVGLSTIAGRLLGSVPANVSRRAKTDVLIVHTTA from the coding sequence ATGAGTGCCTATCGGACCGTGGTGGTGGGGACCGACGGATCGGATTCATCCTTGCGCGCGGTGGACCGGGCGGCCGCTATCGCCGGTGCCGACGCCAAGTTGATCGTCGCGTCGGCGTACTTACCCCAGCACGAAGACGCGCGCGCCGCCGACGTCTTGCGGGACGAGAGCTACAAGGTCTCGGGCACGGCGCCGATCTACTCGATTCTGCGCGACGCCAGGGACCGCGCACACGCAGCCGGCGCCAAGAACGTGGAGGAGCGACCGGTCGTGGGCGCCCCGGTCGATGCGCTGGTGCACCTGGCCGAGGAGGTGCAGGCCGATCTCCTGGTGGTCGGCAATGTGGGTCTGAGCACCATCGCGGGCCGGCTGCTCGGGTCGGTGCCGGCCAACGTGTCCCGGCGGGCCAAGACCGATGTGCTGATCGTGCACACCACCGCGTAA
- a CDS encoding mannosyltransferase — protein sequence MTMPTAEPNLEQRAPDVVAEPVAAPPAGRFLDPWAIAVVATVISAAWACRPSFWFDEAATISASASRTLPELWRLLAHIDAVHGLYYLLMHGWFAVFPPTEFWSRFPSSLAVGAAAAGVTVFARQFSGRTTAVCAGLVFAILPRTTWAGMEARSYAMSVAAAIWLTVLLVAAARRNRPRLWLSYALTFMVSILLSLNLILLVPVHAVLVALSAPDKQARSPLVRWAVASAVAVGLMTPFIMFAHGQVWQVNWIYPLSWHYAFDIVQRQYFDHSVAVAVLSAVTLVTAAAARLAGARGPAGDMRRLVLICLAWIVVPTVLVVVYSGVSEPIYYPRYLILTTPAMAILLAVCIVTLARRPGLVAVGVLLFAAAGLPNYLFVQRWPYAKEGWDYSQVADLVSAHAAPGDCLMVDNTVPWRPGPIRALLAARPAAFHSLIDVERGAYGPAVGSLWDGHVAVWLTTAKLNKCGVIWTITDRDGSLPAHQAGRSLPPGPAFGRSPAYRFAGYLGFRIVERWQFHYSQVVKSTR from the coding sequence ATGACGATGCCGACCGCCGAGCCCAACCTCGAGCAGCGCGCCCCGGACGTCGTCGCCGAGCCCGTGGCGGCGCCGCCTGCGGGCCGGTTCCTCGACCCGTGGGCGATTGCCGTCGTCGCCACCGTGATCAGCGCCGCCTGGGCCTGCCGGCCGTCGTTCTGGTTCGACGAAGCCGCCACCATCTCGGCGTCGGCCAGCAGGACTCTGCCCGAGTTGTGGCGGCTGCTCGCACACATCGACGCCGTGCACGGCCTGTACTACCTGTTGATGCACGGCTGGTTCGCCGTGTTCCCGCCGACCGAGTTCTGGTCGCGGTTCCCGAGCTCCCTGGCGGTCGGGGCGGCCGCCGCCGGCGTCACCGTGTTCGCCCGGCAGTTCTCCGGACGCACGACTGCGGTGTGCGCGGGCCTGGTGTTCGCCATCCTGCCGCGCACCACCTGGGCGGGCATGGAGGCGCGTTCGTACGCCATGTCGGTCGCCGCGGCGATCTGGCTGACGGTGCTGCTCGTCGCTGCGGCCCGCCGTAACCGCCCGCGGCTGTGGCTGTCCTATGCGCTGACGTTCATGGTCTCGATTCTGCTCAGCCTCAACCTGATCCTGTTGGTGCCGGTCCACGCCGTGCTGGTGGCTCTTTCGGCGCCGGACAAACAGGCCAGATCGCCGTTGGTTCGGTGGGCCGTCGCCTCGGCCGTCGCGGTCGGGCTCATGACGCCGTTCATCATGTTCGCCCACGGCCAGGTGTGGCAGGTCAACTGGATCTACCCGCTCAGCTGGCATTACGCGTTCGACATCGTCCAGCGCCAGTACTTCGACCACAGCGTTGCGGTGGCCGTTCTCTCGGCGGTCACCCTGGTCACGGCGGCGGCGGCCCGGCTGGCCGGCGCCCGCGGCCCCGCGGGCGACATGCGCCGGCTCGTGCTCATCTGCCTGGCCTGGATCGTCGTCCCGACCGTCCTCGTGGTCGTCTACTCCGGGGTCAGCGAGCCGATCTACTACCCCCGCTACCTGATCCTCACCACGCCGGCGATGGCCATCCTGCTCGCCGTGTGCATCGTGACGCTCGCGCGCCGGCCGGGGCTCGTCGCCGTCGGCGTCCTGCTGTTCGCCGCGGCCGGACTGCCGAATTACCTGTTCGTCCAGCGGTGGCCGTACGCCAAGGAGGGCTGGGACTACAGCCAGGTGGCCGACCTCGTCAGCGCGCACGCCGCGCCCGGCGACTGCCTGATGGTGGACAACACCGTCCCGTGGCGGCCCGGCCCGATCCGGGCCCTGCTCGCCGCCCGACCGGCCGCCTTCCATTCGCTGATCGACGTCGAACGCGGCGCGTACGGGCCGGCGGTCGGCTCGCTGTGGGACGGGCACGTGGCCGTGTGGCTGACGACGGCCAAGCTCAACAAGTGCGGCGTGATCTGGACGATCACCGACCGGGACGGGTCGCTGCCCGCCCACCAGGCCGGTCGGTCGCTGCCGCCCGGTCCGGCTTTCGGCCGCTCCCCCGCGTACCGCTTCGCCGGCTACCTCGGCTTCCGCATCGTCGAACGCTGGCAGTTCCACTACTCACAGGTGGTCAAGTCCACGCGGTGA
- a CDS encoding MFS transporter — MTDIASPPASWRELLGGRYLGTSIVLAGGVALYATNEFLTSSLLPNTLAEIGGSRLYAWVTTLYLVGSVVAATMVNPMLLRVGARTSYLTGLAVFGAASLVCGAAPNMEVLIAGRALQGVAGGLLAGLGYAVINAALPRYLWTRGSALVSAMWGVATVVGPATGGLFAQFGLWRWAFAAMAVLAALMAMLVPAALSSTTVDPNPDSTVVKVPVWSLLLIGAAALAVSVAEIPSDFLATVGLLAASIVLFGLFVIVDWRMHAAVLPPSVFGRGPLKSIYLTMAVLMGAAMVTTYVPFFGQRLAHLSPLAAGFLGAALALGWTVSEIVSASLTNQRLIGRVIGVSPMVVASGLALGVAARHTESSVWTSALWAVALLVAGIGIGMAWPHLSVRAMASVDDPAEGGAAAAAINTVQLVSAAFGAGLAGVVVNSSMGDDLLAARWLFTAFTALSVVGLAASYSATRGARPTDRVDSLR; from the coding sequence GTGACGGACATCGCCAGCCCCCCGGCCAGCTGGCGCGAACTGCTCGGCGGCAGGTATCTGGGCACGTCGATAGTGCTTGCCGGCGGTGTCGCCCTGTATGCCACCAACGAGTTCCTGACCAGCAGCCTGCTGCCCAACACCCTCGCCGAGATCGGCGGCAGCCGCCTGTACGCGTGGGTGACGACCCTGTACCTGGTGGGTTCGGTGGTGGCCGCGACCATGGTCAACCCGATGCTGCTGCGCGTCGGCGCGCGCACGTCCTACCTGACCGGGCTCGCGGTGTTCGGCGCCGCCAGCCTGGTGTGCGGGGCGGCCCCGAACATGGAGGTCCTGATAGCGGGGCGCGCCCTACAGGGCGTGGCGGGCGGCCTGCTCGCCGGTCTGGGCTACGCCGTGATCAACGCCGCGCTGCCCCGCTACCTGTGGACGCGGGGCTCGGCGCTGGTGTCGGCGATGTGGGGTGTGGCCACGGTGGTCGGGCCGGCTACGGGCGGCCTGTTCGCGCAGTTCGGCCTGTGGCGGTGGGCGTTCGCCGCGATGGCGGTGCTGGCCGCACTGATGGCGATGCTGGTGCCCGCCGCGTTGTCGTCGACCACGGTCGACCCGAACCCGGACAGCACGGTGGTGAAGGTTCCGGTGTGGTCGCTGCTGCTGATCGGCGCGGCCGCGCTGGCGGTCAGCGTCGCCGAGATTCCGTCCGACTTCCTGGCCACGGTCGGGCTGCTCGCGGCGAGCATCGTCCTGTTCGGCCTGTTCGTCATCGTCGACTGGCGTATGCACGCCGCGGTGCTGCCGCCCAGCGTGTTCGGTCGCGGGCCGCTGAAGTCGATCTACCTGACCATGGCGGTGCTGATGGGCGCCGCGATGGTGACCACCTACGTGCCGTTCTTCGGGCAGCGGCTGGCGCACCTGAGCCCGCTCGCGGCCGGCTTCCTGGGCGCGGCGCTGGCTCTGGGCTGGACGGTCAGCGAGATCGTCAGCGCGTCACTGACCAACCAGCGCCTGATCGGCCGGGTCATCGGCGTCTCGCCGATGGTGGTGGCGTCGGGGCTGGCGCTGGGCGTGGCGGCCCGGCACACCGAATCGTCGGTGTGGACCTCCGCGCTGTGGGCGGTGGCGCTGCTGGTCGCCGGCATCGGCATCGGCATGGCGTGGCCGCACCTGTCGGTGCGCGCGATGGCCTCCGTCGACGATCCGGCCGAGGGCGGCGCCGCCGCGGCGGCGATCAACACCGTGCAGCTGGTCTCCGCCGCGTTCGGTGCGGGCCTCGCCGGCGTCGTGGTCAACTCCTCCATGGGCGACGACCTGCTGGCGGCCCGCTGGTTGTTCACCGCGTTCACCGCCCTGAGCGTCGTCGGTCTGGCGGCCTCCTACAGCGCGACCCGCGGCGCCCGCCCGACAGACCGGGTCGACAGCCTGCGCTGA
- the uvrB gene encoding excinuclease ABC subunit UvrB gives MAFATEHPVVAHSEYRAVEEVVRSGARFEVVSPHKPAGDQPAAIDELERRIRAGERDVVLLGATGTGKSATTAWLIERLQRPTLVMAPNKTLAAQLANELREMLPHNAVEYFVSYYDYYQPEAYIAQTDTYIEKDSSINDDVERLRHSATSSLLSRRDVVVVASVSCIYGLGTPQSYLDRSVELQVGNEVARDGLLRLLVDVQYTRNDLSFTRGSFRVRGDTVEIIPSYEELAVRIEFFGDEIEALYYLHPLTGEVIRQVDSLRIFPATHYVAGPERMAQAISTIEAELAERLAEFEAQGKLLEAQRLRMRTNYDIEMMRQVGFCSGIENYSRHIDGRGPGSPPATLLDYFPEDFLLVIDESHVTVPQIGGMYEGDMSRKRNLVEYGFRLPSACDNRPLTWEEFADRIGQTVYLSATPGPYELSQSAGEFVEQVIRPTGLVDPKVVVKPTKGQIDDLIGEIRKRTEADQRVLVTTLTKKMAEDLTDYLLEMGIRVRYLHSEVDTLRRVELLRQLRLGEYDVLVGINLLREGLDLPEVSLVSILDADKEGFLRSSRSLIQTIGRAARNVSGEVHMYADTMTDSMKEAIDETERRRAKQIAYNEANGIDPQPLRKKIADILDQVYREADDTDVGVGGSGRNASRGRRAQGEPGRAVSAGVFEGRDTANMPRAELADLIKDLTAQMMAAARDLQFELAARFRDEIADLKKELRGMDAAGLK, from the coding sequence ATGGCTTTCGCCACTGAACATCCGGTAGTCGCCCACTCGGAGTACCGCGCCGTCGAGGAGGTAGTCCGCAGTGGCGCGCGCTTCGAGGTGGTCAGCCCGCACAAACCGGCGGGCGACCAGCCGGCCGCCATCGACGAACTGGAGCGCCGGATCAGGGCGGGGGAGCGTGACGTGGTGCTGCTGGGCGCCACGGGAACGGGTAAGTCGGCCACCACGGCCTGGCTCATCGAGCGCCTGCAGCGGCCCACGCTGGTGATGGCCCCGAACAAGACGCTGGCCGCCCAGCTCGCCAACGAGCTGCGGGAGATGTTGCCGCACAACGCCGTCGAGTACTTCGTGTCGTACTACGACTACTACCAGCCCGAGGCGTACATCGCGCAGACCGACACCTACATCGAGAAGGACAGCTCCATCAACGACGACGTGGAGCGGCTGCGGCACTCCGCGACGTCGTCGCTGCTGTCCCGCCGCGACGTGGTGGTGGTCGCGTCGGTGTCGTGCATCTACGGCCTGGGCACGCCGCAGTCCTACCTGGACCGCTCGGTCGAACTGCAGGTGGGCAACGAGGTGGCCCGGGACGGCCTGCTGCGGCTGCTGGTGGACGTCCAGTACACGCGTAACGACCTGTCCTTCACCCGCGGCTCGTTCCGCGTCCGCGGCGACACCGTGGAGATCATCCCGTCCTACGAAGAGCTGGCCGTGCGCATCGAGTTCTTCGGCGACGAGATCGAGGCGCTGTACTACCTGCACCCGCTGACCGGCGAGGTCATCCGCCAGGTGGACTCGCTGCGCATCTTCCCGGCCACCCACTATGTGGCCGGTCCGGAGCGGATGGCCCAGGCGATCTCCACCATCGAGGCGGAACTGGCCGAGCGCCTCGCCGAGTTCGAGGCGCAGGGCAAGCTGCTGGAGGCCCAGCGGCTGCGCATGCGCACCAATTACGACATCGAGATGATGCGCCAGGTCGGGTTCTGCTCGGGGATCGAGAACTACTCGCGCCACATCGACGGCCGCGGGCCGGGTTCGCCGCCGGCGACGCTGCTCGACTACTTCCCGGAGGACTTCCTCCTCGTCATCGACGAGTCACACGTCACGGTGCCGCAGATCGGCGGCATGTACGAGGGCGACATGTCGCGCAAGCGCAACCTCGTGGAATACGGGTTCCGGTTGCCGTCGGCCTGTGATAACCGCCCGCTGACCTGGGAGGAGTTCGCCGACCGGATCGGGCAGACGGTGTACCTGTCGGCCACGCCGGGTCCCTACGAGCTGAGCCAGTCCGCGGGCGAGTTCGTCGAGCAGGTGATCCGCCCGACCGGCCTGGTCGACCCGAAGGTCGTGGTCAAGCCGACCAAGGGCCAGATCGACGACCTGATCGGCGAGATCCGCAAGCGCACCGAGGCCGACCAGCGGGTGCTGGTGACGACGTTGACCAAGAAGATGGCCGAAGACCTCACCGATTACCTGTTGGAGATGGGGATCCGGGTGCGCTACCTGCACTCCGAGGTCGACACGTTGCGCCGGGTGGAGTTGCTGCGCCAGCTGCGGCTCGGTGAGTACGACGTGCTGGTCGGCATCAACCTACTGCGTGAGGGTCTGGACCTGCCCGAGGTCTCGCTGGTGTCGATCCTCGACGCCGACAAGGAAGGCTTCCTGCGGTCGTCGCGGAGCCTGATCCAGACCATCGGCCGCGCCGCGCGCAACGTCTCCGGTGAAGTCCACATGTATGCCGACACCATGACGGACTCGATGAAAGAGGCCATCGACGAGACCGAACGGCGGCGGGCCAAGCAGATCGCCTACAACGAGGCCAACGGCATCGACCCGCAGCCGCTGCGCAAGAAGATCGCCGACATCCTCGACCAGGTCTATCGCGAGGCCGACGATACCGACGTGGGGGTCGGCGGCTCGGGCCGCAACGCTTCACGCGGCCGGCGCGCTCAGGGCGAGCCCGGACGCGCCGTCAGTGCGGGGGTGTTCGAGGGCCGCGACACGGCCAACATGCCGCGTGCCGAGCTGGCCGACCTCATCAAAGACCTCACCGCGCAGATGATGGCCGCCGCCCGTGACCTGCAGTTCGAGCTCGCCGCGCGGTTCCGCGACGAGATCGCCGACCTCAAGAAAGAGCTGCGGGGAATGGACGCCGCCGGGCTGAAGTGA